The sequence below is a genomic window from Papio anubis isolate 15944 chromosome X, Panubis1.0, whole genome shotgun sequence.
AAGGGGTCAGTGAAACTACAAAGAGATCTGTAGTTCAAGGTACAGTTGGTACTGATCAGAGGGACGTCGGGGTCTTAAAGTCATTGAGGGGTGGAATTGTTAATGACCACTGTGATCCAGACAAAAATCTAAGACATCAGCACACAATGCCACAGGTGCTCAGAATCCTCATGAGAGGTGCGAGGTATTGTAAACATGTGGTTTGGACTTTAATAGAAAACTTAAACTACTTGTTATGGGAACAAAGGGGAGGCGATCAGGGATCATAAAGGAAGCTGCTCCTTAAAGTTGTTTGGGGAACTGTGATGGGTCTCAAAACGTGGTCTTGAGACCAGCAGTATCAGCACATTCTCAAGCAACATCCCAAAACTACTGAACTGTAAACTCTAGGGATGGGGCCTAGAAATGAATGTTTAAACAACCCCtgcagatgattctgatgcacatgAAAAGTTTGAGAACGCTGGTTTAAGATAAGCTTTAGATGCCCTAAAATACACCTGAGAGTGTTTAGAGAATCTCCTAATGAATTCATGGAGGAGACAATTTATTTCCTTAACATAAGCCtgcttcttttttatgttttgtttttcacacatAATTGTAAgcctacttctttttttaacataCAAAGGTGCCTTCTAGTTTGTGAtgaaatacaaaggattattTATTCGCTTTCACGTCTTTGGATTTTAGAGAATACTATCTTGGTAAGTGGCTCCAAAAGTAGCTCAATAGTCCTGTAGACatggtaagttttttttaaaaaagaagaaaatgttcaactttaatattaatcaaaaaaatacaaattaaaattgcaatgagatatcatttctcAACTAACAGACTGGCAAAGATTACAAAGAATAATGTGCATCAATAAGGAGGGCATAAGGGGGAAAATAAAGCACACACTCCAGGTAAAAAGATAAAGTACCAGAATCTTGCTGGTAACACAAATCAGAAGCCTTAAAAATGAGTATAtctttatggccgggcgcggtggctcaagcctgtaatcccagcactttgggaggccgagacaggcggatcacgaggtcaggagatcgagaccatcctggctgacacggtaaaaccccgtctctactaaaaaatacaaaaaactagctgggcgaggtggcgggcgcctgtagtcccagctactcgggaggctgaggcaggagaatggcgtgaacccggaaggcggagcttgcagtgagctgagatgagtatatctttgactcagcaatcccatttctaggGATATATCTTAGAAATAATTAATGATATATGCAACAATGAACATATAAAGATGctaaatatattgtttataattttaaaattaaaaattttaattttgagggAATTATAAAGTCAATCAGCGTGCCCATATGACAGAacataataaaaatcaatcaGCACaagattttttccagtttttaaaaggaagatttaTTTAACAAGTTTCACTTAGTACAATACATCTAAATGGAAATCACAATACAAGGAAAGATTTAAACCAAAGCCTCAGAATTTCATACAAACAACACGACCAAACTTCTAAAGTATTGGTATTACATCTTAAAATTGTCCCgtatccttcaaaaaaaaaaaaaaaaaaagtgtacactCACGTGCCTTACAGGATATTAAACCAAAAAGCTAGAATTAACAAACATGCCAAATGTTTTCACTTTGAATCGTAGACACAGCTCCTATATTTGAGTTTTACAGAAAAGCATGTTTCTCAACATGCATCCGAAGTTTTCAATGTATTTGTGGTATAAGAGCAACATTTAACATAAGTGAAACTGCATTAACCTAAATACGCTTACTGCTTAGGTACACTCCTACAACATAACTAACTTGAGGAAAgctaaaaattgttttaacagTTATGGTCAATACTGAACTTTGTTATCATGTCCTAGATGAATGTTTCAGTGTTCAAAATTACTGagcttgaagttttaaaataatctcaacTTCCACTTTACAGTAAGCATGAATCACAAGCCTGTAATGCAAAACTGTTAaacttaactcttgttttcttaaaaaaggagaaagaaagataaagaaagagaagctGACCAAGAGTGATCAGAATCAATTATATTTCCCATTTACCAATCATACTGGATATACTAGACAtccctcccattctattcaactCCCACAAATGTACAGCTTTTATATATGGAGTAGCTGTTTGGTGCTCCTTCTCTACCTAAGCAAGGTTTGACTGATAGTCACTGGAGTTTTCCTGCAGAACTTGGTCATATCCACTCATACTGCTCTGACCACCATAACCACCTCCATAACCACCACTCAGCTGCTGGCTAGCAGGACCTCCATAACTAGATTGGTTGGATAAGCCCATCCCTCCCATCATTTGGCTACCATAAGCCCCACCACTTGCCCCTGCTGTAGAATTCAAAAAAAGTTCTACATAGCTGTGATCGTAAGCACCCCCACTTGTTCCTGCAGTAGAATTTAAGAAGAGCTCCACATATCTGTGTTGCATATTAGCTTTGTCTTTTGCCATAGCTGCCACAGCATCTTCATGAGTAGCAAATTCAACATCTGCCTCACCAGTAACTCTGCCATCGGGTCCAATTTCAATATGTACTCTCATGGGATTAAGAGGtgagaagaaattataaatatcattCTCAGTGGCTCTGTAAGGTAACCCCCTCATGTGTACACAGTGCCCTGTGGTGCTCTGGAAACTGGACCCACCATCTCCATATCTATGATCAGACATTCCTGAAAAACAGTAATTGAGGTCTCTTCCAAATCTATCAGACCCAAAGCCATATCCATCATTATAGCCACCATAGTCATCATAGCCTCCATACCCTCCACCGTAGGCACCACGCCTCATCCTTTCAAACCCAGCTCCTCTGCCAATGCTATTATACCCTCTGCCAGCCCCCGGCCTATCATAGGGACCTGGCCGCTGCATAGCCATGAGCTTTCGAGGGGGATCATAGTGGGTTCGAACTTCAGCTCGGCTACTCTTGAAGATCTCAATGTACCTGTGCCCTATTCTTTCCTTGTGTTTCTTTAAGGCCTTCTCAGCTATCTCCTGCGAAGCAAACTGCACAAAGGCTTCCCCTGTGCTTCGCCCCTGAAAGTCCACTGGCAGTGTCATCCCATTTGGCACAATT
It includes:
- the HNRNPH2 gene encoding heterogeneous nuclear ribonucleoprotein H2, which translates into the protein MMLSTEGREGFVVKVRGLPWSCSADEVMRFFSDCKIQNGTSGIRFIYTREGRPSGEAFVELESEEEVKLALKKDRETMGHRYVEVFKSNSVEMDWVLKHTGPNSPDTANDGFVRLRGLPFGCSKEEIVQFFSGLEIVPNGMTLPVDFQGRSTGEAFVQFASQEIAEKALKKHKERIGHRYIEIFKSSRAEVRTHYDPPRKLMAMQRPGPYDRPGAGRGYNSIGRGAGFERMRRGAYGGGYGGYDDYGGYNDGYGFGSDRFGRDLNYCFSGMSDHRYGDGGSSFQSTTGHCVHMRGLPYRATENDIYNFFSPLNPMRVHIEIGPDGRVTGEADVEFATHEDAVAAMAKDKANMQHRYVELFLNSTAGTSGGAYDHSYVELFLNSTAGASGGAYGSQMMGGMGLSNQSSYGGPASQQLSGGYGGGYGGQSSMSGYDQVLQENSSDYQSNLA